The Panthera uncia isolate 11264 chromosome C2, Puncia_PCG_1.0, whole genome shotgun sequence genome contains a region encoding:
- the RPL15 gene encoding 60S ribosomal protein L15: MGAYKYIQELWRKKQSDVMRFLLRVRCWQYRQLSALHRAPRPTRPDKARRLGYKAKQGYVIYRIRVRRGGRKRPVPKGATYGKPVHHGVNQLKFARSLQSVAEERAGRHCGALRVLNSYWVGEDSTYKFFEVILIDPFHKAIRRNPDTQWITKPVHKHREMRGLTSAGRKSRGLGKGHKFHHTIGGSRRAAWRRRNTLQLHRYR, from the exons ATGGGCGCTTACAAGTACATCCAGGAGCTATGGAGGAAGAAGCAGTCCGACGTAATGCGCTTTCTTCTCAGGGTGCGCTGCTGGCAGTATCGCCAGCTTTCTGCGCTCCACAGGGCCCCCCGCCCAACCCGGCCCGATAAAGCGCGCAGACTGGGTTACAAGGCCAAGCAAG GTTATGTCATATATCGGATTCGTGTGCGACGTGGTGGCCGCAAACGCCCAGTTCCTAAGGGTGCTACCTATGGCAAGCCTGTCCATCACGGTGTCAACCAGCTGAAGTTTGCCCGAAGCCTCCAGTCTGTTGCAGAG GAGCGAGCTGGACGCCACTGTGGGGCTCTCAGAGTCTTGAATTCTTACTGGGTTGGCgaagattccacatacaaattcTTTGAGGTTATCCTTATCGATCCATTCCATAAAGCTATCAGAAGAAACCCCGACACCCAGTGGATCACCAAACCAGTCCACAAGCACAGGGAGATGCGAGGGCTGACATCTGCAGGCCGCAAGAGCCGTGGCCTCGGAAAGGGTCACAAGTTCCACCACACTATTGGTGGTTCTCGCCGTGCGGCTTGGAGAAGACgcaatactctccagctccaccGTTACCGTTAA